One stretch of Cygnus atratus isolate AKBS03 ecotype Queensland, Australia chromosome 26, CAtr_DNAZoo_HiC_assembly, whole genome shotgun sequence DNA includes these proteins:
- the LOC118260553 gene encoding la-related protein 6-like, with translation MSSHSSVVALGLGSQPGCSTTLPAQRNSFPGLHLLPPRSRSLTLLGQDDFFESFSGSFCDVSDALGPDLFDCSYSIPDPQLVRRIVSQVEFYLSDENLAKDAFLLKHVQKNKMGFVSIKLLTSFKKVKYLTRDWRLTLYALQFSELLEVNEEGTKVRRRVPLPESLLSIPPSKLLLAWDPLPQELGVLPPLQKNFIETITRMFSPFGAIASIRILRPGRKLPSDVRKYTVRFPELLSRCCALVEYESLESARRAFEDLSRPGSESIRVVRLSGKGSKKKSGAEREAAVEEMLGWKAQAAAAETFHYSLGDSLLCSSPESDTARASLPLLLSTPSWPDGHSGFKPGSFGSTFARSLLTSKVFPPLTTELSTGGCFGLGSSPESSQGLDFGWGSGVGAWAPWGSSATPGPSLDVKSPPSNPLAVKQVSESLGLRAGVLRLPHGPDGTKGFYNSIGRGKLVLRH, from the exons ATGTCATCGCATAGTTCTGTGGTTGCCCTTGGGCTCGgttcccagcctggctgcagcaccacTCTGCCAGCACAAAGAAATTCcttccctgggctgcatctccttCCGCCTCGgagccgttcgctcaccctgCTCGGCCAGGATGACTTCTTTGAGAGCTTCAGTGG GAGCTTCTGTGATGTGAGTGATGCTTTGGGTCCTGACCTGTTCGACTGCAGCTACTCCATCCCTGACCCACAGCTGGTCCGGAGGATTGTGTCCCAGGTAGAGTTCTACCTCTCTGACGAGAACCTGGCCAAGGATGCCTTCCTCCTGAAGCATGTCCAGAAGAACAAGATGGGCTTTGTCAGCATCAAGCTGCTCACGTCCTTCAAGAAG GTGAAATACCTCACGCGTGACTGGCGGCTCACGCTCTATGCCCTGCAGTTCtcggagctgctggaggtgaaTGAGGAGGGCACCAAAGTGAGGCGGCGGGTCCCCCTCCCTGAGTCCCTGCTGAGCATCCCACCCAGCAAATTGCTCCTGGCCTGGGACCCGCTGCCTCAGGAGCTGGGCGTGCTGCCGCCGCTCCAGAAGAACTTCATCGAGACCATCACGAGGATGTTCAGCCCCTTTGGTGCCATCGCCTCCATCCGCATCCTGCGGCCAGGCAGGAAGCTGCCCTCGGATGTACGGAAATACACGGTGCGCTTCCCCGAGCTGCTGAGCCGCTGCTGCGCACTGGTGGAGTATGAGAGCTTGGAGAGCGCCCGCAGGGCCTTTGAGGACCTGAGCCGCCCTGGCTCTGAGAGCATCCGGGTGGTGCGGCTCTCAGGGAAGGGCTCCAAGAAGAAAAGCGGGGCTGAGAGGGAGGCGGCGGTGGAGGAGATGCTGGGATGgaaagcacaggcagcagcGGCTGAGACGTTCCATTACAGCCTTGGGGACTCCTTGCTATGCAGTTCCCCGGAGTCAGACACGGCCCGGGCCTCGTTGCCTCTCctcctctcaacaccctcctGGCCCGATGGCCACAGTGGCTTCAAGCCCGGCTCCTTTGGCAGCACCTTTGCCAGGTCGCTCCTCACCAGCAAGGTCTTTCCTCCACTAACCACCGAGCTGAGCACTGGTGGCTGCTTTGGCCTTGGCTCCAGCCCCGAGAGCTCCCAGGGCCTCGATTTTGGCTGGGGGAGTGGGGTAGGTGCGTGGGCACCCTGGGGTAGCAGTGCAACCCCTGGCCCCTCTCTGGATGTCAAATCGCCTCCCAGCAATCCCCTGGCTGTGAAGCAGGTGTCTGAGTCCCTTGGCCTCCGTGCTGGCGTGCTTCGCCTGCCACATGGGCCTGATGGCACCAAGGGCTTCTACAACAGCATTGGGAGAGGAAAACTTGTCCTCAGGCACTAA
- the PRR22 gene encoding proline-rich protein 22, with product MEPPAPWQPPRGHQRPQAPWPLQPFVLIENFYPAGLPNPKLEHPFQAPPAVVAPGMPRAPPPGLQMAPCGCFFDPRVFRIEWTTTNLPSPATFTPVTSASQPRAAPRGPQSCGAPPAPVPPLRLFVPYDPQGRVAVPAPPVLPPSLPSFQHLEGQLRQMNLSSTAVPTGAPMGGGIPLGSNVPEGSSIPLNGGNPAGGDAALGISVIPHTQAMGDAPESPDMSLPEEVLLEEAMRLFDCSLGAGAGSQDSPSSVPIPEDPSVTNSSNPCYDISSLLLPEEMLSSDYSTPEASNAILSMEHLEEIRLNPEEPQWDLPVLPSPQDNALHPNTTLEKRGKKRRNRSLPKKGSKRKASATSAGVGGQH from the exons ATGGAGCCGCCAGCCCCGTGGCAGCCGCCCCGCGGCCACCAGCGCCCCCAGGCACCCTGGCCCCTTCAGCCATTCGTCCTCATCGAAAACTTCTACCCTGCAG gcTTGCCTAACCCCAAGCTGGAGCACCCCTTCCAGGCACCCCCAGCTGTGGTGGCACCCGGCAtgccccgggccccccccccag GTCTCCAGATGGCTCCGTGCGGCTGCTTCTTCGACCCCCGCGTCTTCCGCATAGAGTGGACCACCACCAACCTCCCCTCGCCAGCCACCTTCACACCCGTCACCTCCGCTTCgcagccccgcgctgccccacggggtccccagagctgcggggcccccccagccccagtgcccccccTGCGGCTCTTCGTGCCCTATGACCCTCAGGGGAGAGTGGCAGTCCCTGCCCCCCCGGTGCTGCCaccatccctccccagcttccaGCACCTGGAGGGGCAGCTCCGGCAGATGAATCTCTCCAGCACAGCTGTCCCCACaggggcacccatgggtgggggCATCCCCCTGGGCAGCAACGTCCCTgagggcagcagcatccccctgaATGGTGGCAACCCTGCTGGTGGTGACGCAGCCCTGGGCATCTCTGTCATTCCTCATACCCAAGCAATGGGGGATGCCCCAGAGAGCCCAGACATGTCGCTGCCTgaggaggtgctgctggaggaggccaTGAGGCTCTTTGACTGTTCCCTGGGGGCAGGGGCGGGGAGCCAGGACAGTCCCAGCAGTGTCCCCATACCCGAGGACCCCAGTGTCACCAACAGCTCCAACCCCTGCTACGACATCAGCTCGCTCTTGCTGCCCGAGGAGATGCTGTCCTCTGACTACAGCACCCCTGAGGCCTCCAACGCCATCCTGAGCATGGAGCACCTTGAGGAGATCAGGCTGAACCCGGAGGAGCCGCAGTGGGACCTGCCGGTACTGCCGTCACCACAGGACAACGCGCTTCATCCCAACACCACACTGGAAAAGCGAGGGAAAAAGCGGCGTAACAGATCATTGCCAAAAAAAGGCAGCAAGCGCAAAGCCTCCGCAACCAGCgctggggtgggagggcagCACTAA
- the DUS3L gene encoding LOW QUALITY PROTEIN: tRNA-dihydrouridine(47) synthase [NAD(P)(+)]-like (The sequence of the model RefSeq protein was modified relative to this genomic sequence to represent the inferred CDS: inserted 2 bases in 2 codons): protein MAAAAGVAPVQARFVASKEQFHAYLRASGKHGDGEAEDKEEEEEEAGSEQSEPPAKRGRLSEHGXGCREPRGRWEGEEVPAERKRARGQNKSRPCMKPNHYEKSRLCPSVTQGCADKCFFGQQCRFLHDISEYMATKPADLGHSCVLFETFGKCIYGVTCRFAKAHLGDGYQNIINTDLTKQWEGKSLVRNNLSKDLQQQLRKKKFSFKKADEYLRSLAKPHNNGEKGGKALGCSAEDQEVSNCTTPQEGLGDTSECLVLPEEGGDPNXAALQSPVPTEGEGGCPIKTAGLVTDEDVVKLRPCEKKKLEIQGKLYLAPLTTCGNLPFRRICKRFGADVTCGEMAVCTNLLQGQSSEWALLKRHHTEDVFWGAGNSLEGAFPDTMTKCAELLNQTIDVDFVDINVGCPIDLVYKKGGGCALMTRTNKFEQIVRGMNLVLDVPLTVKIRTGVQEKINVAHKIIPKLREWGASMVTLHGRSREQRYTRVADWDYIAECAKIASPMPLFGNGDILSFEDANQATQMGVSGIMIARGALIKPWLFTEIKEQRHWDISSSERFDILKDFTNYGLEHWGSDTQGVEKTRKFLLEWLSFLCRYIPVGLLEHLPQKINERPPYYIGRDYLETLMASQNVDDWIKISELLLGRVPTNFTFLPKHKANSYR, encoded by the exons atggcggcggcggcgggagtGGCTCCGGTCCAGGCGCG cttcGTCGCCTCTAAGGAGCAGTTCCACGCCTACCTGAGGGCCAGCGGCAAGCATGGAGatggagaggctgaggacaaggaggaggaggaggaagaggctggCAGCGAGCAGAGCGAACCCCCTGCGAAACGAGGGAGGCTGAGCGAGCACG CTGGGTGCAGAGAGCCAAGAGGGCgctgggaaggggaggaggtgCCCGCGGAGAGGAAGCGAGCCCGGGGGCAGAACAAGAGCAGGCCGTGCATGAAGCCAAACCACTACGAGAAGAGCAGGCTGTGCCCATCAGTAACGCAG GGCTGTGCAGACAAGTGCTTCTTTGGCCAACAGTGCCGCTTCCTTCATGACATCAGTGAATACATGGCCACGAAGCCGGCTGACCTAGGGCACAGCTGCGTGCTCTTTGAAACCTTTGGCAAGTGCATTTATGGCGTCACCTGCCGCTTTGCCAAGGCCCACCTCGGGGATGGCTACCAAAACATCATCAACACAGACCTGACCAAGCAGTGGGAGGGGAAGTCACTGGTGAGAAACAACCTCTCCAAGGACCTCCAGCAACAGCTGCGCAAGAAGAAATTTAGCTTCAAGAAGGCTGATGAGTACCTCCGCAGTCTGGCCAAGCCCCACAACAACGGTGAGAAGGGAGGCAAAGCCCTGGGGTGCTCTGCAGAGGATCAAGAGGTGTCCAACTGCACAACGCCCCAGGAAGGCCTGGGAGACACCTCAGAATGTCTGGTGCTAccagaggagggaggagatcCCA CAGCTGCCTTGCAGAGTCCCGTCCCCACAGAGGGTGAGGGGGGATGTCCCATCAAAACAGCTGGCTTGGTGACAGATGAAGACGTTGTAAAGCTGCGGCCATGTGAGAAGAAGAAG TTGGAAATCCAAGGCAAGCTCTACTTGGCTCCATTGACCACG TGCGGTAACCTCCCTTTCCGAAGGATATGCAAACGCTTTGGGGCAGACGTCACCTGTGGAGAGATGGCTGTGTGCACAAACCTGCTTCAGGGCCAGTCCTCTGAGTGGGCTCTCCTCAAACGGCACCACACTGAAGACGTTTTTTGGGGTGCAGGTAACTCT CTGGAGGGAGCGTTTCCGGACACAATGACCAAATGTGCAGAGCTCCTGAACCAGACAATTGATGTGGACTTTGTGGACATCAATGTTGGGTGTCCCATTGACCTGGTCTACAAGAAG GGAGGAGGCTGTGCTCTGATGACTCGGACCAACAAGTTTGAACAGATTGTCCGAGGGATGAACTTG GTGCTGGACGTCCCACTGACCGTGAAGATACGGACAGGGGTGCAAGAAAAGATTAATGTGGCTCATAAAATAATCCCCAAGCTCCGGGAGTGGGGAGCATCCATGGTGACG CTTCATGGCCGGTCCAGGGAACAGCGGTACACAAGGGTTGCTGACTGGGACTACATAGCAGAATGTGCTAAAATAGCAAGCCCCATGCCTCTTTTTG GAAACGGtgatattttgtcttttgaagaTGCTAATCAAGCCACGCAGATGGGTGTTTCAGGAATTATGATTGCAAG agGAGCGCTCATCAAACCATggcttttcactgaaattaaggAACAGAGACACTGGGATATTTCCTCCAGTGAGAGATTTGATATCCTTAAAGACTTCACCAACTATGGCCTTGAGCACTGGGGATCAGATACTCAGGGAGTTGAAAAGACGAGGAAGTTCCTGCTGGAATGGCTCTCATTTCTGTGCAG GTATATTCCAGTTGGATTATTAGAACACCTACCTCAGAAAATCAATGAGCGGCCACCTTACTACATTGGGAGAGACTATCTGGAGACGCTGATGGCAAGCCAAAATGTGGATGATTGGATTAAGATCAG tgagcTGCTTCTGGGACGTGTACCTACCAACTTCACCTTCCTGCCTAAACACAAGGCAAATTCCTACAGATAG